TTGAATCTACACCGTATACATCATGACTGCCAATGTACCTGGTCCAACATGCGTTCCAATGACAGGTCCAATATCGGTCATAACAAATTCAACAATATTCATTTTCTCTCGCAGCAGTCCTTCTAAATTCTTCGCTTCTTCAAGATTACTAGCATGAGAGATACCTGCAACTACTTTTTGATCTTTTGCATAATCCGTGAGATAACCTAGTATCTTGGAAATTGCCTTTTTTTGGCCTCTTACCTTATCAACCGCAAATACTTCACCTTGTTCATTTAACGACAGAATGGGTTTAATATTCAATAATGTACCAAATAAAGACGCAGCTTTACCTATTCTTCCACCTTTCTGCAGATAGGTTAGCGTATCAACCATAAAATAAACTTGTGTTCGTGCAATCAAGTCATTTGTCAGGTTAAGTAACTCTTCAAAATTTTTTCCTTCTTGAAGCGCTTTGGCAACTCCTACTACAATAATTCCAATCGAATAAGATGCTTTTTTGGAATCAAAAACCCGAACATCAATCCCAAGTTCCTCAACCATCGTCTTTGCTAATTGTGCTGATTGGACGGTACCACTTAAAGCAGCTGATAAATGAATCGAGATAATCTTTGCCGGTTTACCATTCGCTAATTTTTTGTAAGTCTCAACAAAATCCATTGGTGATGGTTGGGATGTTGTAGGAAGGTCGTCAGAACTTTGCAACTTCTGATAAAATTCTTCCGCCGTTAATGTTTCTCCATCTAAATAGGTCTCATTCGAAATATGCACTTTTAACGGTACAACAGTGATTCCTAATTGTTTGGCAAGTTCCTTAGGAATATCTGCTGTACTATCCGTTACAACAAAAATCGGTTCCATCCTGTCACCTCATTCTTTTTATTCAATTGAAAAAATGAAGTAATAAAGCGGTTGACCACCATTATGGACTTCAATTTCAAGATCAGGATATTGTTCAAGAACTTTTTCTTTCAAGTCTTTCACTTGATCCTCATTCACATCCGCCCCATAAATGATCGTCAATACTTCTTCTTCATCGATCATTTTGCGAAGCAGAGTAAATGCCGTATCAATCATATCACTTGATGTTGTTACAATCTTACCTTCTGAAATTCCAAGGTAATTTCCTTCTTTAATTTCAAGATCATCATATTTTGAATCGCGTACTGCATAGGTAACTTGACCCGATTTTACACTTTTTAAGGCTTCCGTCATTGATTCTTTATTTTCTTCTATCGTTGTGTTTGGGTTAAAAGCTAGTAAAGAAGCCATACCTTGTGGAATTGTTTTTGTTGGAATTACGGCTACCGGTTGGTCGATAAAATCTTGAGCTTGTTCTGCAGCTAAAATAATGTTGCTATTGTTCGGTAGAACGATGTAATTCTCTGCGTTGATTTCTTTCATTGCATTGACGATATCTTGGGTACTTGGATTCATCGTTTGACCACCAGAAATGACTGCATCGACACCTAAACTTCTAAAAATTTCAGCTATCCCATCACCCATGGCCACTGCAACAATACCATATGGTTGTTTTTCCTTAAGTTCAATATGACTAGTATCAACGATTTTTCCCTGTTGGTTTGTATTGACTTTGGCAACATGACCTGAAGATATATGATAGTTTCCTTCTCCTAATAAAATATGGCTGTGTTGTTCTCTCATATTGTCAATCTTGATCTTATGTAGACTACCATATTTCATCGCAAAATTGAGTACATCCCCAGGATATTCAGCATGGATATGAACTTTCACAATTTCATCATCTGCAACAACCAATAATGAATCACCGAATTGAGAGATCTCTTTACGAAAATCTAACTCGCAAAAAGAATCGTTTTGAACAATCTCATCTTTTAAGCCAATAATAAATTCAGTACAATAGCCAAATTCAATATCATCTGTCGATAAGTGAGCTTGAACTGGCATTTGCTCATGTGCCAAATCACTTAATGAACGTGTAGCTTCAACCATTGGTTGAGGATCGTTTATAACAACCTGCTCACCTTTAAGATACGACA
This is a stretch of genomic DNA from Tepidibacillus fermentans. It encodes these proteins:
- a CDS encoding DegV family protein; protein product: MEPIFVVTDSTADIPKELAKQLGITVVPLKVHISNETYLDGETLTAEEFYQKLQSSDDLPTTSQPSPMDFVETYKKLANGKPAKIISIHLSAALSGTVQSAQLAKTMVEELGIDVRVFDSKKASYSIGIIVVGVAKALQEGKNFEELLNLTNDLIARTQVYFMVDTLTYLQKGGRIGKAASLFGTLLNIKPILSLNEQGEVFAVDKVRGQKKAISKILGYLTDYAKDQKVVAGISHASNLEEAKNLEGLLREKMNIVEFVMTDIGPVIGTHVGPGTLAVMMYTV
- a CDS encoding DAK2 domain-containing protein, whose translation is MNNQKIDGRLFTQMVLAGAQNLNQHVKDVDALNVFPVPDGDTGTNMNLSLTSGVNELKKRSTDHIGQAADALAKGLLMGARGNSGVILSQLFRGFSKYVSSYESIDSKQFAEALKQGVDTAYKAVMKPVEGTILTVAREAAQEAIKVSRRESDITKVMELTLNKGKKALAKTPDLLPILKQVGVVDAGGQGLLFIYEGFLSYLKGEQVVINDPQPMVEATRSLSDLAHEQMPVQAHLSTDDIEFGYCTEFIIGLKDEIVQNDSFCELDFRKEISQFGDSLLVVADDEIVKVHIHAEYPGDVLNFAMKYGSLHKIKIDNMREQHSHILLGEGNYHISSGHVAKVNTNQQGKIVDTSHIELKEKQPYGIVAVAMGDGIAEIFRSLGVDAVISGGQTMNPSTQDIVNAMKEINAENYIVLPNNSNIILAAEQAQDFIDQPVAVIPTKTIPQGMASLLAFNPNTTIEENKESMTEALKSVKSGQVTYAVRDSKYDDLEIKEGNYLGISEGKIVTTSSDMIDTAFTLLRKMIDEEEVLTIIYGADVNEDQVKDLKEKVLEQYPDLEIEVHNGGQPLYYFIFSIE